The genomic interval aaagcTATGCAATGTACCTCACAAAATAGCCATGCTCCGCTGCAATCCCAAGCTTATCACAAGAAGAAAACCATTCGGTAAGAGTTTTTCTGTCTTTCCCACTAACAAGGAACACAACATTCTTAGGATCTCTGCATAAGTTGTTCAAGATTCCAACAGCCTCCAAATTAGGACTTGTACTGATTGAACTTTGCAGCATCATAGTACCATCATAATCCAAAAGAATTGCCCGGTTCTTGGTCCTCTTATAAGCTGAAACAATATGTTCAACTGAAAGCTTCCTGAAATTTGGATCCAGAGCAATTACCCGGAACCCCAAACCAAATCCAATACCCCAGCACCTCCGCCTCACATGATCCCTACATGCCCTTTCAAGATCTTGCACAAAGCTATGTGCCCAATAACCAACATCATGTGTACTCACATACCTATAGTGCTTCTCATGCCGCAACTGCTTCTCTGCCTCAGGGACTATTAAGGCAGAATCCATAGCTTCAGCCACAGCATCAATGTTCCACGGATTAACTCGAATTGCCCCACTCAATGACGGGGAGCATCCAATAAACTCTGAAACCACCAGCATGCTCTTTTTTGGATCCAATGGATTTAGTCCCAAAGTCTCGTCTAGCTTCTCATTTCCTTGCCGGCATATAACATATTCATACGGAATAAGATTCATCCCATCCCTCACAGCTGTAACAAGACAACACTCAGCAATTACATAATAAGCAATTCGCTCATAAAACTGAAGAGGGGTATCAATTAAAATGACTGGTTTATATCCTTGCCGTCCAAATGTCTCATTAATCCTCTTAACTGTGGCATGAGTTTCAGATCGAACCTCTTGTACATCCTTCCCTCGGCCTCTCGCGGGGTTTGCAATCTGGACAAGAACAACCTTACCCCTCTTATTGGGATGATGTATTAGCAGCTGTTCCATGGCCAAAAGTTTTAAGCTGATTCCTTTAAAGATGTCCATGTCATCAACCCCAAGCAAAATAGTCTGACCTTTGAACTGATCCCGTAATTCTGCAACCCTAGACACTGTTTCAGGAAGACTCAACACCGAACCAAGCTGACCTATATGAATCCCAACGGGAAGGATCTTAATACTTACAGTGCGGCCATAGTACTCGATCCCTATGTAGCCTCGCTTGGATTGGTAAGAAAGCCCAAGCATTCTACTACAACAAGACAGAAAGTGCCGAGCATAATCAAAGGTATGGAAACCAATAAGGTCAGAGTTCAGGAGTGCTCGTAATAGATCATCCCTTACAGGCAGTGTTCGGTATATCTCGGATGATGGAAATGGACTATGGAGAAAGAACCCAAGCTTCACTCTATTAGATCTCTTCCTGAGAAATGTTGGCAGAACCATCAAATGGTAATCATGAACCCAAACAAAATCATCATCAGGGCTGATTACTTCCATTACTTTATCTGCAAATATCTTGTTCACAGAGACATAAGCTTGCCAAAGGGACCGATCAAACCGACCACCAAGATCTGGGGAGAGAGGAAGCATGTAGTGAAACAGTGGCCATAATTGCTGTTTACAGAATCCATGATAGAATTTACTGAAAAGCTCAGGAGGGATGAAAGCTGGGACACATTTAAAGGTTTCAAGCAAGGTTTGAGCCACATCATCTTGCTCACTTTGGTCAATCTCTTCCTTAAGACCACCAACATAGATAACTTCCACATCATCCCCAATGCCATCTTTGAGCTGCAAAAGAAGGGAGTCTGCATCCCAGCTAAAGCACCACCCTCCATCACCATCAGATCTTCGATAAGCCTTCAGTGGAAGTTGATTACCCACAATGATAATCCGTTCCTGTGAGACAGATGAAGGAGCATCAGACCCGACACTGTGGCTGGTTTCATCATCAAGCTCGGTCAATACTCCAGCAACAGTTGCCACTCGAGGTAGCCTCTTCCCTCCTCGACCAAAAGTGGGACATTCCCCAGAAGTAAGATCCAGGAGATTAGTGTAGGACCTCGAAACCATATTGACTGACAGAATACTTGTGGTTTACTGAGACTTGCAGAACCACTCAAATAGCAGAGTCAACTTCTACAAAAACAATATTACAAAACAAAATCAGGACATGAATGCAAtgtcaatttaaaataaaacaagtGATTCACCTGGTTTCCAATAATTCCAGCAAACATAATACCCAAAAACAAAATCAACATAAACCCAACTGACGGCCTTCAAATTTTTTCTGGTAAATCAGATTAATTTCCAATTTATATCAGAATTTTACAAAGTAACCTAAAGCGGTATACATCCTTAAAGCACAGTAGCAGTCCCCAGCTCAACAACGAAAAATGGTTAAAAATCTCCCCATTTTAAGAAGAAAgctgctcctctctctctctctctctctctctctctagactaacacacacacaacaacaacaacaatctgGGCAAAACCCAAGAACATATGAAGAAACAGACAAACCATAGGAGCATTTAGAACTACCCAGAGGCTAAATCTGACATGACATAAGCCAAAGGTTTTGAGAATTTACCACCAGACTTCAGTTCTCAGACACGTCCATAGATACCAAGACAGCCAGCCTCCAAAGCAAAGAAATCGACCCAAGCAGCTGACGACATCGAAATACATAACAAACCCATAGTCCATcaagcatcaaaacaaagatgTAGAACTGGGAAATCACAATGCTACAAACTCAACCATGCACAACGAGAGCAGTTACGAAGAAGACCCCaagtcacaaaaaaaaaatttactcatttgcaacaaaaaaaattaaaaaacaaaaacccCATGAAAGAGATGGCACAATAGCTgcgtagaagaagaagaagatgatagcTTACCTTTGAAGgtagagagagaaagtagagatTCCTTGCACTCTCTTTCTGTCTCTGCCCGtgtctcactctcactctcactctcactctctctctctctctccgtacAGACAGAGCGGAATCAACGAAGaacctttttctttaatttttcttttattttagttCATGTATAATGCTTAAATTTTATTCCTGATTTCCTTTTGAAACAAAAAGTAATGTCCTCATACAAAGCATATGATGCTCTGCCTTTCTCTCTCTGTCTCCGGGATGATGAAACGGGGAAAGCAAAACAGTACACCTCCAACATTTCCACCCATTGTTATTACTTTAATTTCCCCCAAATTACAGCAATTATCTACAGAAGTGTGCCCACCAAACTCCACTCCCTCCTGTTACCATaaaaagattaaatattaaaCGCCAATCCAGCAGTGCTGGCTTTGCACTTGGCAGCATACAGAAGCGCGTGCGTGTAAGAGTTCATAATTATGGAGTCAACTCTTTGGAGAAATTTAGGGTGTCACTTGGTGATT from Malania oleifera isolate guangnan ecotype guangnan chromosome 9, ASM2987363v1, whole genome shotgun sequence carries:
- the LOC131164200 gene encoding alpha,alpha-trehalose-phosphate synthase [UDP-forming] 5 yields the protein MVSRSYTNLLDLTSGECPTFGRGGKRLPRVATVAGVLTELDDETSHSVGSDAPSSVSQERIIIVGNQLPLKAYRRSDGDGGWCFSWDADSLLLQLKDGIGDDVEVIYVGGLKEEIDQSEQDDVAQTLLETFKCVPAFIPPELFSKFYHGFCKQQLWPLFHYMLPLSPDLGGRFDRSLWQAYVSVNKIFADKVMEVISPDDDFVWVHDYHLMVLPTFLRKRSNRVKLGFFLHSPFPSSEIYRTLPVRDDLLRALLNSDLIGFHTFDYARHFLSCCSRMLGLSYQSKRGYIGIEYYGRTVSIKILPVGIHIGQLGSVLSLPETVSRVAELRDQFKGQTILLGVDDMDIFKGISLKLLAMEQLLIHHPNKRGKVVLVQIANPARGRGKDVQEVRSETHATVKRINETFGRQGYKPVILIDTPLQFYERIAYYVIAECCLVTAVRDGMNLIPYEYVICRQGNEKLDETLGLNPLDPKKSMLVVSEFIGCSPSLSGAIRVNPWNIDAVAEAMDSALIVPEAEKQLRHEKHYRYVSTHDVGYWAHSFVQDLERACRDHVRRRCWGIGFGLGFRVIALDPNFRKLSVEHIVSAYKRTKNRAILLDYDGTMMLQSSISTSPNLEAVGILNNLCRDPKNVVFLVSGKDRKTLTEWFSSCDKLGIAAEHGYFVRSNHNTEWETCVPMPDFDWKQIAEPVMKLYTETTDGSTIETKESALVWNYQYADPDFGSCQAKELLDHLESVLANEPVSVKSGQQIVEVKPQGINKGLVAERLLVTMRNKGMLPDFVLCIGDDRSDEDMFEVIMSALAGPSLSPVAEVFACTVGQKPSKAKYYLEDTSEILRMLQGLATASDQASRNVSKEDE